From one Phycisphaerae bacterium genomic stretch:
- a CDS encoding type II secretion system F family protein — MATFQYEAMNQSGQEVKDEIEAQTTEDALAKIRGLGYYPTKLKQKGGKKAEKAGAAAGGAKKKKAVGGIGRVKVKEITQFTRQLSTLQDAGLPILRSLRILEQQQKPGMMRAILRNVADDIEGGATLSEAMAGQPKAFDRLFCNMVAAGETGGVLDVILQRLADFLERAQRLKRKVMGAMIYPVVVIAFAMGIVAGIMIAVVPKFEEIFKDFGTQLPGMTVILISISKWFVKGTPPGWVILLFTPVIVILLFKLLRMSEAGRYGVDLVLIKIPVLGNILAKSSVARFTRTLGTLLAAGVPILEAINITKETSGNEVYARALKNVHDEIREGESFANPLRAAKICDGIVVNMIDVGEETGDLDKMLIKIADNYDEEVETLVDGLVSLLEPVMVVVLGGIVGFIVIALFLPLVSLINAVSGGQ; from the coding sequence ATGGCGACCTTCCAATATGAAGCGATGAATCAGTCCGGGCAGGAGGTCAAGGACGAGATCGAAGCCCAGACGACCGAAGACGCCCTGGCCAAGATACGCGGCCTGGGCTACTACCCCACGAAGCTCAAACAGAAGGGTGGCAAGAAGGCGGAGAAGGCCGGAGCCGCCGCCGGGGGGGCCAAGAAGAAGAAAGCGGTCGGCGGCATTGGCCGGGTCAAAGTCAAGGAAATCACCCAGTTTACCCGTCAGCTCTCGACGCTGCAGGATGCCGGTCTGCCGATCCTTCGCAGTCTGCGGATTCTCGAGCAGCAGCAGAAGCCGGGCATGATGCGGGCGATTCTCCGCAATGTGGCCGATGACATTGAGGGTGGGGCGACGCTTTCCGAGGCCATGGCCGGCCAGCCCAAGGCGTTCGATCGTCTGTTTTGCAACATGGTGGCTGCGGGCGAGACGGGCGGTGTGCTCGATGTGATTCTCCAGCGTCTGGCCGACTTTCTCGAGCGGGCCCAGCGACTCAAACGCAAGGTCATGGGGGCCATGATCTACCCGGTTGTGGTGATTGCCTTCGCCATGGGCATCGTGGCGGGCATCATGATCGCGGTGGTGCCCAAGTTCGAGGAGATCTTCAAGGATTTCGGCACGCAGCTGCCGGGCATGACCGTGATACTGATCAGCATCTCGAAGTGGTTTGTGAAAGGGACGCCGCCGGGTTGGGTGATTCTCTTGTTCACGCCGGTGATCGTCATCCTGCTCTTCAAGTTGCTGCGCATGTCGGAGGCCGGCCGCTACGGTGTTGACCTGGTTCTGATCAAGATTCCGGTGCTGGGCAACATTCTGGCCAAGTCGTCCGTCGCCCGGTTCACCCGGACGCTGGGTACGCTGCTGGCTGCGGGCGTGCCCATTCTCGAGGCCATCAACATCACCAAGGAGACGTCGGGCAACGAGGTGTACGCCCGGGCCCTGAAGAACGTGCACGACGAGATCCGCGAGGGTGAGTCGTTCGCCAACCCCCTGCGAGCGGCCAAGATTTGCGACGGCATTGTGGTCAACATGATTGACGTCGGCGAGGAGACGGGCGATCTCGACAAGATGCTCATCAAGATCGCCGACAACTACGACGAGGAAGTTGAGACACTGGTTGATGGTCTGGTGAGCTTGCTCGAGCCGGTCATGGTGGTCGTGCTGGGCGGCATCGTCGGCTTCATCGTCATCGCCCTGTTCCTGCCGCTGGTATCGCTGATCAACGCCGTGTCTGGCGGCCAGTGA